AAGAGATTCGTAAAAGCAATACACACACTCGAACACGGTACAGAGGTATGGATCATGCGTGGGCCAAATGTTGCTGTTCCTCACATTACACATCCCAggcttagaaaaaaaaaatacaacacaatttcgggaaaaaggaaaattttcgGCTAGcgataaatttgaataataaagatggaaaacttttccacttctAGCATGCTCcgttgtgggtgtgtgtgtgtgtacatgtttCTTGTTAGGAGTTACTTCAAAGATTTCAGAATACTAAGAAAAAATAGCAGCGCATTGACAAACCTCAATCTCCTGTGTTATTGTACTTTCCCCTCCaccttccaccaccaccaacaaaccTCTTCCCACCCCCCACAACCGCTAAAGAATCACCCTTTTTATCGCACTGTCGACCAACACCGGTGCAAAAGTGATCCGTTCCCAAAACAGAAGcattatgttttatatttgtcTCACGGCAGCTACATGCCCCTTGCATACCATTCGCCTATTCGCTCCGAATTTTCATACGGCTGAAGATAACTCTCACGCTGCTGTTTTACGCTAGAGATCGTGCATGATTAGGtcagtggaaaagttttgttgaAGTTGGATGGTTTCGAAACGCACTCGAATGGTTCATTCGGGGTGTCCACAGGATCCGTAccccgtccgtccgtccgtaccccctaaaagtatgcaaatttatGTTCTTTCAACTTCTTACAAGCAACACAACTGTGTCGACGTTTCTTAGTTTCTCGACTTACCCGAAGCGACAAGCGCgacttaattattttataattgcatacctttcaGGCGTAATAATTTCAAGACATTACCCAAGCAGCTATGAAAGGTATgcaaattatttttgattatCTTGCAATATCAATCCAATCTGTTGGGAGTTCCTAGCTTATCGAATTACCCAATGGCAACGGCCTAATGCCTTAAAATGGTACATTCGTTTAAtagttgcatactttcaggcgtagCAATTCTAAGAGAACACCCCAGTAGAATGCCCCATGTCACATTCGCGAGTCGTGTGTAGCATATTCAACCAAACGTCTTCAATATAACAAACGTTTTGCAGCTAAACATTGTACTCCTTCTGGCACCATAAAGCAGCTTGACGTTCCCAACGCCCAGAACTTACCGTCCTTCCCAACCAGCGAAGGAGATAATTCATGTTGCTCCCGAACCAATTTTTCTGGCGTGAGTGTTTCTCCCTTTCGGGGAAGGACAGCCACGCAGCTGACCGGGGTCCCGCAGTTGGCCGTAAGCATCTAACCCATCTGGACACACGCACGGCCAGCCGGACAGGCTCCCAGGCTGTTTGTGCGGGGTACAGTATTTGCCGATTCGCTTCTTTGCCGGATTCTTCCGCACGAGCGTGAAGAGCGATAGAAGAAGCGCGGTGAGATATAAAAGATAAACGCGACGGATCAAAAACGAACCACGATCAGCACAGCGACGATCAAACACGAAGCGGAAGCGGAGGgcggtggttggtggtggtgtgcaaGGACATGGTGTTGGACAAGTGTGACGACGTGCAGTGTTTCGTTAGCGCCAGCTAGTGCACAGTAACCGGgtggtgaaaaaacaaaagcgggAAGCGACAGTAACGGCATGGCGACGACACTCCGTGTGCGGTGGGTCGCGTTCGGACTCCTCTGTCTGCTGGCCGTCGCACTGCTCGTGGACGAAGCGGACGCGTTCCGGCTGCGGGAACACGGCCAGGACGAGGGGCTGGCGGTGGTGCGGCGAAGAGTGGCACCCCGCGCCAAAGGGGACGTGCCGTGGACCAGTGTGACGCGTAAGCCATGGACGGCGCGAGACGAcaccgatgacgacgacgaggaggaCGAGGACGATGAGGAAGGGGAAgacgacgaggacgaggaGGAAGCGGAAACCGTGGAGCAGGTCACCATCCGGCGGGCCACCCAGGAGCGACTGCTGCGCTCCCGGCGCCTGGGTGTGAATGGCCGTGACGGGCGGTACCAGCCGGCCGAAGGCAGGCGGAAAGCGGCCGTGCCCGACGCAGGTGACGTCGACGATGACGAGCAAGACGACGAAGCCGAACCGAGGTCTATTTTTAACCTGTTCGGTTTGCTTGGTTCGAAACAGCGAAAGGGTGACGATGACGAACGGGGCACGAAATCAACCGCCGGGGGTGAGGATGCCGGtaacgatgacgacgacgacgacgacgacgacgatgatggtgaGGATGAAGACGAAAAAATCGTACCAAAGTACACAGCGAAAGTGAGCGAAAGAAGGAAACAGGCGAAAGCGATCCGGACCCGAAAGAGCGTTCAAAGGGAAGCGCCCGAAACGAATCAAGTGACCGAGGCGGACGATGCCAGTTGGCTGGATGGTTTGAAGCGTGCGTTTGAGTCAGTTGTGCATGCCAAGGAAGACGCAGCCGAAGATGCGGCAGAGGAGAGTGGCTTCGTTAAATGGCTCCAATCGCTCACGTCCCGTGTTAGTGAGGTTACGCCGCCGGACAGTGAGCCGAAGGAGAAAGAGAACCCGATCATTAACCTGGTCGCCGGTTGGTTACAGTCGGCCGAGGGTGGCGATTCTCACGAGGAGATACGCTTCCGTCCCATCGGTTCCTATGCCGATGACGGCGATGACGACGAGGGAAACGTGAACGGCAAAAGGAGGAAACCGGCCACAAAGGCGGGAAGCGATTCGAAGCTGGTGCAGCTGCTCAATCACAGCCCGCTCGCGTCCCTCTTCAGTGCGGAAGACCTCCCAGCGGAGACCCCGGTCGACAACGGGCCCAAGCGTCCGAAGCAACCCGCACCGGGCGTCCGTGGCCCGGCCCGCGTTGTCAAGCAGCGCATCGCCATCTCGCCGGAAGACTTTGAGCAGCTGCTGCTCCGAGTGCCCTCCTTCGTGCCGGACTATTCGCAGGTGCAGGGCGAGGAATGTCGCCGGCAGGGTGAAATCTTCGAACGACAGCTGAGGGGTAAGCGACTGTGGGCGCTGCAGATGATAGACGCCAGCGCACGGTTGGCATCCGGACTGCTCCGGGGCAATGCGAACCAGCTCGGGGACTTTGATCTTTGCACCGGCATCGCCACGCGGGTGCGAGTCCGCGAGGACGAGCTGGTGCGGCTGCGGGGCAAATACTGTCTAGCGCACGTGGACGTGGTGGCCGAGGATGCCGAACTGCGCCTGCCGGTACATCTGCTCCAGGGTGGTGGCTTCGTCAAGAGTACGCTAAACGATGTAAGTAGGGCCGTGTCTGGTGGACAACCCGAGGTGTTACGATGCGGTTCCAATTCACAGCCGGATCACTTTCTGCCACGCTTCACGACGATCAACTGGGGCATCTGTTTGCCGGCGGCGTGCTCGTTCGAGGATGCCGGCAGCATCGTCCAGCACTTTGTGCGCCCGTACAACTCGACCGGCATCAAGCTGTTTCTGGAGCTGGAAGAGGCCAACTGTCACGTGCGCCAGGTGCGATCGTGGTCACGTCTACTGAAGGACCACTGGCAGCTGGTCGCTGTGTTGTAAGTAGAAGACTCCACTGAGGAGTACCAACCGTGTCCATATATAGAATTATTGGAATAGAGCCTGTCTGAACCGTAAGACTAATTTTCTCCACAGAAGTAGCTCATACATCCTGAATCACTTCTGGACATAAACAAACTTTACCGACATTCCTCAACAACGTTTCGATTTGGTAGAATAAGTGGAGTGTCTATCAAGGATTTCTCAGGAGTTTGCGGTTCACTCATGAGAGTTTCTCAGCAATTCCTAAACTAATTTTGTGGTCATTGAAACTTTTGAGAGGAATCCTTCATTTAAACCTTCAGTGAGAAGTCGTGCAAATCACGAGGCAACTCTCAAAAGACTGAAGTACTCTTGAAGAACCTCACAGATTCAAGAATCTCTCAGGAATTCTAGTTTCTGATAAAAGAATTCTAGAATTTCCGAGGCATTCGCGTGTCACTCGTGAGAGTTCCTTCATGCAATAGTTGTGTCTTGACAGCTGGTAGACTGTTACCCAAACAATGACACTCCCCAGGAAGGCTTTAACAGATACTCGAGAAGCAGGTTGTAGGGATATCAGTGTTGAAAATTTGGAGAATTCGAAATGGCTAATAGTTTTCGTTAGATTTTTAAGATAACTTCGACTTTTTGTAGTATGAGGTGGGAGTTATCATCCTCATCTTCATGAAATTAGTTATAGACGAAATAACTCCAGTACTGCTCGCGTTCCATTGCGTGAACTGACTGAGCTAAATTGTGTTTTAAGATATTCAAACATGGAGCTCTGGGAATTCCTTGATGAGGATGTTCAGAATATAATCTCAAAGTCATTCGCCCAGATGCCTGACCCAGAATTAACAATGTTCTACCAAATCCACAGCGGCTTCTACACCTTCGTGGCAGTGGTAACGCTGGTGGCCACGCTGAACGACTACGAAATCTTTATCAAGATTGAACCACCCTCCACACAGGACTCCCCGCTGGATCCACCCGAGCGCCGGACCACCAACATCTTCCACCAGACGCTGATGGCGTTCTCGCTGAAGAAAACACTGCCCCAGCTGGTCGGGTCCGGCGCGGACGAACACCACCATCTGCCGTGCCTGCACGGGCTGAAGGCACTGGCGAGCGGTGCGCTGTTTCTCGCCCTGCGTCTCGTGCCGCTCGGCTTCCAACCGTTCACCAACCGGAACGAGTTCACCGAGAGCTTCAACGCACCGTGGAGTGTCGCCGTTCGGCTGCTGATGCTGTACGCGGACGTGTTTCTCGTGGTGAGCGGCTTCCTGGCCGCGTACCATATGGTGCGCGAGTACCGCGAGCGGGCGCGCGTTCCCTGGTTCAAGCGTATCGCGGGCCGCTACCTCAGGTGAGATGAACGTTGCGAACCTGTTGGAGCATCAGCGCCGCGGCGTCGGGTGCAGCGTTGCTAATCTTTCGTCTTACAGGCTAGCGTTTCCACTGGTGCCGGTGCTGGTGTTTTACGCCTGGGTGTGGGAACATCTCGGCAGTGGACCGCAGTGGGGCGACGTGGTGACCAAGAACGCGAACCTCTGCAAACACGGCTACCTGAGCAACCTGCTCTTCATGCACAACTGGTACCCCATCGAGGAGACCGTCGGTATTTGCGTTGGCGCTCCCGCAACTGCCACACTAACTCTGTGTCTTTTTGGTGGTTACAGTGTGCTCCCCACACCTTCCAGCTCGCGATTGAGATGCAGCTGAGCGTGCTGGCACCGTTCCTGATGATCGTGCTGGTACGCAGCCCATTCTACGGCACGGCTGCGTACGTGCTGCTGAGCGCCCTCTCCACGGCGATCCGGTTCGCCTCGACCACGGAGGACCGGCTCACACCGTACGTGTTTCACGGTGTGCGCCTCACCCAACTCTACCGCACGCTGAACCTTTCGTTCGCCGAAACCCTGCACCGGCTGACGCCCTACCTGGCCGGGTTCGGGCTCGGCTATCTGCTGCAGGAGACGGGCCGACCGCGCCAGGAGCGGGGCGTGCAGTACGCCGGCTGGTGCGGGGCGGCCATCGCTCTGCTCTGGTGCGTCTGCTTCCCGCTCGACATCGTCCGCAAGGACTTCCGGTACGAACCGGGCGATGCGGCCCAGTTTGCCGCCCTCGCACCCCTCTCCTGGTCGCTCGGACTCTGCTGGATCGTCTACTACTGCGTGACGGAGCAGCAGAGCCTGCTGAACCGGCTGCTCAGCTCCCGGCCGCTGGTGTGTCTCGGTCGGCTAACCTACTCGCTGACGCTGGTACAGTTCCTGGTGTTCTTCTACTTCGCCGGCTCGACGCGCGGCAGCGAGGTGTTCAGCTTCACCGGGTACGTGAACCGCACCGAGGTTTGCTTAGCGCTTGGGGCGGCCCTCATCCTGACCCTGCTCTTCGACCTGCCGATTCAAAACGTCAAGCGACTGCTCGACCAAACCGGGGTGTTCGATCGCCTGGAAGTGCCTCCGGAGATGCCGGCCAGCGTCACGGACCCAACCGACGCACCGGCGGACGCCCAGCCTGAACCAGCTGGCGAGCCGGCAACGGCAGCACCGGCGGTGGAACAAACCGACTTTGTCAGCCCGTTTGATGggcaggaggaggaggaggaggacgacGGCATCTGGTTGCGGAAGCGCACCACCGACACCGCCAACGAGCAGTCCACCACGGTGGATGACTTCTGGGCGGAGGAGAGCAAAGACACGCAGGGCGTGCAGGACGAGCAGGACGTGCAGGGTGAGGGTGGTGCGCGGGAAGCAACCGCACCGGCACCGGCAGAACCCGAACGGGAGGAAGAGGTCGAAttggaggaggaagaagaagaagaggaggaggcggcggaagaggaagaggaagaggaggaggaggaggaggagatcGATgaagagaaggaagtcaagcGACGGCCAACGGACGCGAACGGTGCCAACTGGTCCCGATTTTAGCTACAGCCGCCGATTGtggtgttgcgtgtgtgtgtgcgtgtgtgtttgtttccgcGTGCGAGAGGGTGGGAAAACAAGGCCAAaaaggggagggagggggagggagggggtgtGGTGATTGTTTGGACCACCATTTTGTAGCTGAACGGTTGTAAAACTCGTCCGTTTATAAATAACGATCTTATTAAACCTTAAaactgtatttatttttctcttagcTATATCCTCTCTCTCCCGCACACTGTTTGTATAAACCCTTAATGTAACATATTTACAAATGGTCCAGCCACCGGAATAGCGCGTAGCTCGGCGCACCAAGCTGCTTTTGTTGGTTGGCAGTTGTCACCGCACTACGCCTCCTCCGAGGTGCTCTGTGTGTTGTTCGTGCTGATGCTGTTCGTTTCCGGCTCTCTAGCGATGGTGCCCGGGTGTGTCGGTCGGAACCGGCTGAGCAGCAGCTTCTCCAGCCCGTGGATGGGCGACTCGAACATTAGGCAGAGCAGCAACGCTAGCAGAAACGTTAGCACCATGTGCGAGATGGATTCGGCGGTCTGCAACGGTGCGGGGAATGGGTGAGCGAAACAGAAATCGAAACCGCCTGCTCCAGCGGTCCTGGCCGTTGGTGGCTTACCAG
This sequence is a window from Anopheles marshallii chromosome X, idAnoMarsDA_429_01, whole genome shotgun sequence. Protein-coding genes within it:
- the LOC128707851 gene encoding uncharacterized protein LOC128707851; this translates as MATTLRVRWVAFGLLCLLAVALLVDEADAFRLREHGQDEGLAVVRRRVAPRAKGDVPWTSVTRKPWTARDDTDDDDEEDEDDEEGEDDEDEEEAETVEQVTIRRATQERLLRSRRLGVNGRDGRYQPAEGRRKAAVPDAGDVDDDEQDDEAEPRSIFNLFGLLGSKQRKGDDDERGTKSTAGGEDAGNDDDDDDDDDDDGEDEDEKIVPKYTAKVSERRKQAKAIRTRKSVQREAPETNQVTEADDASWLDGLKRAFESVVHAKEDAAEDAAEESGFVKWLQSLTSRVSEVTPPDSEPKEKENPIINLVAGWLQSAEGGDSHEEIRFRPIGSYADDGDDDEGNVNGKRRKPATKAGSDSKLVQLLNHSPLASLFSAEDLPAETPVDNGPKRPKQPAPGVRGPARVVKQRIAISPEDFEQLLLRVPSFVPDYSQVQGEECRRQGEIFERQLRGKRLWALQMIDASARLASGLLRGNANQLGDFDLCTGIATRVRVREDELVRLRGKYCLAHVDVVAEDAELRLPVHLLQGGGFVKSTLNDPDHFLPRFTTINWGICLPAACSFEDAGSIVQHFVRPYNSTGIKLFLELEEANCHVRQVRSWSRLLKDHWQLVAVFGFYTFVAVVTLVATLNDYEIFIKIEPPSTQDSPLDPPERRTTNIFHQTLMAFSLKKTLPQLVGSGADEHHHLPCLHGLKALASGALFLALRLVPLGFQPFTNRNEFTESFNAPWSVAVRLLMLYADVFLVVSGFLAAYHMVREYRERARVPWFKRIAGRYLRLAFPLVPVLVFYAWVWEHLGSGPQWGDVVTKNANLCKHGYLSNLLFMHNWYPIEETCAPHTFQLAIEMQLSVLAPFLMIVLVRSPFYGTAAYVLLSALSTAIRFASTTEDRLTPYVFHGVRLTQLYRTLNLSFAETLHRLTPYLAGFGLGYLLQETGRPRQERGVQYAGWCGAAIALLWCVCFPLDIVRKDFRYEPGDAAQFAALAPLSWSLGLCWIVYYCVTEQQSLLNRLLSSRPLVCLGRLTYSLTLVQFLVFFYFAGSTRGSEVFSFTGYVNRTEVCLALGAALILTLLFDLPIQNVKRLLDQTGVFDRLEVPPEMPASVTDPTDAPADAQPEPAGEPATAAPAVEQTDFVSPFDGQEEEEEDDGIWLRKRTTDTANEQSTTVDDFWAEESKDTQGVQDEQDVQGEGGAREATAPAPAEPEREEEVELEEEEEEEEEAAEEEEEEEEEEEEIDEEKEVKRRPTDANGANWSRF